One segment of Bradyrhizobium sp. CB2312 DNA contains the following:
- a CDS encoding nicotinate-nucleotide adenylyltransferase gives MSNNFVVPRFVAQAVPPHTEGMRIGLLGGSFNPPHQAHRAISRFALTRLQLDRVWWLVTPGNPLKENGNLHELGERMQAARDVADDPRIEVSCLESVIRTRYTIDTINTLRRRFSGLRFVWIMGADNLAQFHRWQDWRRIAAQVPMAVIDRPPKSFRALASPAAKALARYRLPEDKAALLADRPAPAWVFLTGLKLNLSSTGLRNPDGSWKGTT, from the coding sequence TTGAGCAACAATTTCGTCGTGCCGCGGTTCGTGGCGCAAGCGGTCCCGCCCCACACCGAGGGCATGCGCATCGGCCTGCTCGGCGGCTCGTTCAATCCGCCGCATCAGGCCCATCGCGCGATCAGCCGATTCGCGCTGACGCGATTGCAACTCGATCGCGTCTGGTGGCTGGTGACCCCCGGCAATCCGCTCAAGGAGAACGGCAATCTGCATGAGCTCGGCGAGCGCATGCAGGCCGCGCGCGACGTCGCTGATGACCCGCGGATCGAGGTGAGCTGTCTCGAATCCGTCATTCGTACCCGCTATACTATCGACACGATCAACACCTTGCGCCGCCGCTTCTCGGGCCTGCGCTTTGTCTGGATTATGGGCGCCGATAACCTCGCTCAATTCCATCGTTGGCAGGACTGGCGGCGCATCGCCGCCCAAGTGCCGATGGCCGTGATCGATCGTCCGCCGAAGAGTTTCCGTGCCCTCGCCTCGCCCGCCGCCAAGGCCCTCGCGCGCTACCGCCTGCCCGAGGACAAGGCAGCCTTGCTTGCGGACCGGCCGGCGCCGGCCTGGGTCTTTCTGACCGGTTTGAAGCTGAATCTCTCCTCAACCGGCCTGCGGAACCCGGACGGGAGCTGGAAGGGAACCACGTGA
- a CDS encoding S41 family peptidase translates to MMRKTSVILLSAATGAALTLFVTQPRAVFMGSSARAATADTYRQLNLFGDVFERVRSDYVEKPDDTKLIESAISGMLTGLDPHSSYMDAKSFRDMQVQTRGEFGGLGIEVTMEDGLIKVVSPIDDTPASRAGIMANDIITNLDDEAVQGLTLNQAVEKMRGPVNTKIKLKIIRKGQDNPIDVTLVRDNIRVRSVRARIEADDIAYIRITTFNEQTTEGLKREVANLSNQIGDKLKGYIIDLRNNPGGLLEEAVTVSDSFLEKGEIVSTRGRNAEETQRRTAHAGDLTKGKPVIVLVNGGSASASEIVAGALQDHKRATIVGTRSFGKGSVQTIIPLGSGNGALRLTTARYYTPSGKSIQAKGIVPDIEVLQDVPDELKSRTDTKGEASLRGHLKNDGDEKTGSQSYVPPDAKDDKALKLADDLLHGIKNSASAAPTPGGDNKATADRPKAAN, encoded by the coding sequence ATGATGCGCAAGACTTCAGTTATCCTCCTCAGCGCGGCCACCGGTGCGGCGCTGACGCTGTTCGTGACCCAGCCCCGCGCGGTGTTCATGGGCTCCAGCGCGCGAGCCGCGACCGCGGACACCTATCGCCAGCTCAATTTGTTCGGCGACGTCTTCGAGCGCGTGCGCTCCGACTATGTCGAGAAGCCCGACGACACCAAGCTGATCGAATCCGCCATCAGCGGCATGCTCACCGGCCTCGATCCGCATTCGAGCTACATGGACGCCAAGAGCTTCCGCGACATGCAGGTGCAGACCCGCGGTGAGTTCGGCGGTCTTGGCATCGAGGTCACGATGGAAGACGGCCTGATCAAAGTGGTCTCGCCGATCGACGACACGCCCGCTTCGCGCGCCGGCATCATGGCCAACGACATCATCACCAATCTCGACGACGAGGCGGTGCAGGGCCTGACCCTGAACCAGGCGGTCGAGAAGATGCGCGGTCCGGTCAACACCAAGATCAAGCTGAAGATCATCCGCAAGGGCCAGGACAATCCGATCGACGTCACCCTGGTGCGCGACAACATCCGCGTCCGCTCGGTGCGCGCCCGCATCGAGGCCGACGACATCGCCTATATCCGCATCACCACCTTCAACGAGCAGACCACCGAAGGCCTGAAGCGCGAGGTCGCCAACCTCTCGAATCAGATCGGCGACAAGCTCAAGGGCTACATCATCGATCTCCGCAACAACCCGGGCGGCCTGCTCGAGGAAGCGGTCACCGTCTCCGACTCGTTCCTGGAGAAGGGCGAAATCGTCTCGACCCGCGGCCGCAATGCCGAGGAGACCCAGCGCCGCACCGCGCATGCGGGCGACCTCACCAAGGGCAAGCCGGTCATCGTGCTGGTCAATGGCGGCTCGGCCTCGGCGTCGGAAATCGTCGCCGGCGCGCTGCAGGACCACAAGCGCGCGACCATCGTCGGCACGCGCTCGTTCGGCAAGGGCTCGGTGCAGACCATCATCCCGCTCGGCTCGGGCAATGGCGCGCTGCGCCTGACCACGGCGCGCTACTACACGCCGTCGGGCAAGTCGATTCAGGCCAAGGGCATCGTGCCCGACATCGAAGTGCTGCAGGACGTGCCGGACGAGCTGAAGTCGCGCACCGACACCAAGGGCGAGGCTTCGCTGCGCGGCCATCTGAAGAACGACGGCGACGAGAAGACCGGCTCGCAGTCCTACGTCCCGCCGGACGCCAAGGACGACAAGGCGCTCAAGCTCGCCGACGATTTGCTCCACGGCATCAAGAACAGCGCTTCCGCAGCGCCGACGCCGGGCGGCGACAACAAGGCGACGGCCGACAGGCCCAAAGCCGCCAACTAA
- the rlmH gene encoding 23S rRNA (pseudouridine(1915)-N(3))-methyltransferase RlmH has translation MRVAVIAVGRLKQGPERELADRYFERFDEAGRKLGFRELSIHEIPESRARDAATRMAEEAAAISAHVPEKSILVALDERGQNLDSTVFARHLGRWRDEGAGHTIFVIGGADGLSPELRRKAKLAIAFGAATWPHQMVRVMLLEQLYRAATILAGHPYHRA, from the coding sequence ATGCGCGTTGCTGTCATTGCGGTGGGCCGGCTGAAGCAGGGCCCCGAACGGGAGCTTGCCGACCGCTATTTCGAGCGGTTCGACGAAGCCGGCCGCAAGCTCGGTTTCCGCGAGCTCAGCATCCACGAAATCCCCGAAAGCCGCGCGCGTGACGCCGCGACGCGGATGGCCGAAGAGGCCGCGGCGATCTCCGCGCATGTTCCCGAGAAATCGATCCTGGTGGCGCTGGACGAGCGCGGCCAGAATCTCGATTCCACCGTATTCGCACGGCATCTCGGGCGCTGGCGCGACGAGGGTGCCGGCCATACTATCTTCGTGATCGGAGGGGCGGACGGACTTTCGCCCGAATTGCGCCGTAAGGCCAAGCTCGCGATCGCGTTCGGCGCTGCGACCTGGCCGCATCAAATGGTCCGCGTCATGCTTCTGGAACAGCTTTATCGGGCCGCCACCATCCTGGCCGGCCACCCCTATCACCGCGCGTGA
- a CDS encoding peptidoglycan DD-metalloendopeptidase family protein translates to MRAPALNLLLIASVSGASFAQACVSLAQAQTAAPAPQTAAVSPDAIKQREQELEAARARQKSAEEAQAKLKAEITSLGQDRTQLNQQLIDTAANVRSVETKIDEAEARLRTLNGREQEMRSSLDSRRADIVEVLAALQRAGRRTPPALLVRPEDALQSLRTAMLLGAVVPELRGRAEKIASEIGELVALRKTIASERDQLGSDRDKVRSDQTRLAALIDERQRQQASREKDLDAESSRAIALSKQVGDLQGLITKMEQDLQSAAKAAEKAAEAARQAEAKAAASANASAKSGPAAFKDRSRTTPAIAFASAKGLLPLPVNGNKIRDFGGSDGVGGVQKGISLATKPGSQVTTPCDGWVVYSGPFRSYGQLLILNAGGGYHVLIAGMERISVSIGQFVLTGEPVATMGSTSQVASILATNASQPVLYVEFRKDGTPIDPGPWWAANEGEKVRG, encoded by the coding sequence ATGCGAGCGCCCGCCCTTAACCTGCTGCTGATTGCGAGCGTCTCGGGCGCAAGCTTCGCGCAAGCTTGCGTAAGTCTCGCGCAAGCTCAGACCGCAGCGCCGGCGCCGCAGACCGCCGCCGTCTCGCCCGACGCGATCAAGCAGCGCGAGCAGGAGCTCGAGGCCGCGCGCGCAAGGCAGAAGAGCGCGGAGGAGGCGCAGGCCAAGCTCAAGGCCGAGATCACCTCGCTCGGCCAGGACCGGACCCAGCTCAATCAGCAATTGATCGACACCGCCGCCAATGTGCGCTCCGTCGAGACCAAGATCGACGAGGCCGAAGCGCGACTGCGTACACTCAACGGCCGCGAGCAGGAGATGCGCTCCTCGCTCGATTCGCGCCGCGCCGACATCGTCGAGGTGCTGGCGGCGTTGCAGCGCGCCGGCCGGCGCACGCCGCCGGCGCTGCTGGTGCGGCCCGAGGATGCGCTGCAATCCTTGCGCACGGCGATGCTGCTCGGCGCGGTTGTGCCGGAATTGCGCGGCCGCGCGGAGAAGATCGCAAGTGAGATCGGCGAGCTCGTGGCGCTACGCAAGACCATCGCGAGCGAACGCGACCAGCTCGGCTCCGACCGCGACAAGGTCAGGAGCGACCAGACCCGGCTCGCCGCCCTGATCGACGAACGGCAGCGCCAGCAGGCCTCACGCGAAAAGGACCTCGATGCCGAGAGCTCGCGCGCCATCGCGCTTTCAAAGCAGGTCGGCGATCTCCAGGGGCTGATCACCAAGATGGAGCAGGACCTGCAGAGCGCCGCCAAGGCCGCCGAGAAGGCGGCCGAGGCCGCAAGGCAGGCCGAGGCCAAGGCGGCCGCCAGTGCCAATGCCAGCGCAAAGTCCGGCCCGGCCGCTTTCAAGGACCGCTCCCGGACCACCCCTGCAATTGCCTTCGCCTCGGCCAAGGGGCTCCTGCCGCTTCCGGTTAACGGTAACAAGATCAGGGACTTTGGCGGTTCCGACGGGGTCGGCGGGGTCCAGAAGGGCATTTCCCTGGCCACCAAGCCCGGCTCCCAGGTCACAACGCCGTGTGACGGCTGGGTGGTCTATTCCGGCCCATTCCGCAGCTATGGACAACTCTTGATCCTCAATGCCGGGGGCGGGTATCATGTCCTGATCGCCGGGATGGAGCGCATTTCGGTAAGCATCGGACAGTTTGTGCTCACGGGGGAGCCAGTCGCGACCATGGGGTCGACCTCTCAAGTCGCCTCCATTCTCGCCACGAATGCGAGTCAACCTGTGCTCTATGTCGAGTTCCGCAAAGACGGCACTCCAATCGATCCAGGCCCATGGTGGGCCGCAAATGAAGGCGAGAAGGTTCGCGGATGA
- the rsfS gene encoding ribosome silencing factor has translation MQAQPDADKTLSLILSRLEDMKAEETVTIDLRGKSAYSDYMIVTTGRVNRHVGAIADNVTKGLKENGIKSIHVEGLPNCDWVLIDSGDVIVHVFRPEVREFYNLERLYTQGPGAAKAI, from the coding sequence TTGCAGGCGCAACCCGACGCCGACAAGACGCTGAGCCTGATCCTCTCCCGCCTCGAGGACATGAAGGCGGAAGAGACGGTCACCATCGACCTTCGCGGCAAATCGGCGTACTCCGACTACATGATCGTCACCACCGGCCGGGTGAACCGGCACGTCGGCGCGATCGCGGACAACGTCACGAAGGGCCTCAAGGAAAACGGCATCAAGAGCATCCATGTCGAGGGCTTGCCCAATTGCGACTGGGTGCTGATCGATTCCGGCGATGTGATCGTGCACGTGTTCAGACCCGAGGTCCGCGAGTTCTACAACCTTGAGCGGTTGTACACCCAGGGCCCAGGGGCGGCGAAGGCGATCTAG
- a CDS encoding divergent polysaccharide deacetylase family protein, with the protein MTETADDLSAPLGQDKPRRKRRLRLPFTAMQLLAVMLGLFLVTFVGFAIFNKDPLGGEPMARMAIREPKATDEKPVASGHQEQGQAQGHASKQETREAAKQPSEQKTVTMIDGSTGTRHDVVIGAGDTADKGDAAAASAPPPVMAGIDPKLLEKSRYGMIPVVAGDLKPFNVYAADADRAKAAKMPVVAIVIGGLGVGAAKTTDAIMKLPAAVTLAFTPYGADPGKLAERARAQRHEIFLQIPMEPYDFPDNDPGPQTLLTSLTTDQNMDRLYWHLSRMQGYAGITNFMGARFIATDAAMQPVIREAAKRGLGFFDDGSSPRSIAPQVAGSQAMPFGKGDIAIDAVPTPTEIDRALNKLEAAARERGAAIGTASALPVSIERIGAWTRTLSDRGILLVPLTTVMLKSKSS; encoded by the coding sequence ATGACTGAAACGGCCGATGATCTGAGCGCCCCGCTCGGACAGGATAAGCCGCGCCGCAAACGCCGGCTGCGGCTGCCATTCACGGCCATGCAGCTCCTCGCCGTCATGCTCGGCCTGTTCCTCGTCACCTTCGTCGGTTTCGCCATCTTCAACAAGGATCCGCTCGGCGGCGAGCCGATGGCGCGTATGGCGATCCGGGAGCCCAAAGCGACCGACGAGAAGCCGGTCGCCTCCGGCCATCAGGAGCAGGGCCAAGCGCAGGGTCATGCGAGCAAGCAAGAGACCAGGGAAGCGGCGAAGCAGCCAAGCGAGCAGAAGACCGTCACCATGATCGACGGCTCCACCGGAACGCGCCATGACGTCGTGATCGGCGCCGGCGATACCGCTGACAAGGGCGATGCGGCGGCCGCATCCGCCCCGCCGCCCGTCATGGCCGGGATTGATCCGAAACTGCTGGAGAAGTCGCGCTACGGGATGATCCCCGTGGTCGCCGGGGACCTGAAGCCGTTCAACGTGTACGCGGCCGACGCCGATCGCGCCAAGGCCGCCAAGATGCCGGTGGTCGCGATCGTGATCGGGGGCCTTGGCGTCGGCGCGGCGAAAACTACCGATGCCATCATGAAGCTGCCGGCCGCGGTGACGCTGGCCTTCACGCCGTATGGTGCCGATCCGGGGAAGCTCGCCGAACGCGCCCGCGCCCAGCGCCACGAGATCTTCCTCCAGATCCCGATGGAGCCCTACGACTTCCCGGACAACGATCCGGGGCCGCAGACGCTGCTGACCTCGCTCACCACCGACCAGAACATGGACCGGCTGTACTGGCACCTGAGCCGGATGCAAGGCTATGCCGGCATCACCAATTTCATGGGCGCCCGCTTCATCGCGACGGACGCGGCAATGCAGCCGGTCATCCGCGAGGCGGCCAAGCGCGGCCTCGGCTTCTTCGACGACGGCTCCTCGCCGCGCAGCATCGCGCCCCAGGTCGCCGGGAGCCAGGCGATGCCGTTCGGAAAGGGCGACATCGCGATCGACGCGGTGCCGACCCCGACCGAGATCGACCGCGCCCTGAACAAGCTCGAAGCGGCAGCGCGCGAGCGCGGCGCCGCAATCGGCACCGCCTCGGCCCTGCCGGTCTCGATCGAGCGCATCGGTGCCTGGACCAGGACATTGAGCGACCGAGGTATCCTTTTGGTGCCATTGACAACCGTGATGCTGAAATCAAAATCCAGCTAA